One segment of Vibrio orientalis CIP 102891 = ATCC 33934 DNA contains the following:
- the dinB gene encoding DNA polymerase IV: MSNDKVRKIIHVDMDCFYAAVEMRDNPSYRNRPLAVGGHEKQRGVISTCNYEARKFGVRSAMATSRALQLCPRLLVVPGRMDVYRQVSQQIRAIFSRYTDLIEPLSLDEAYLDVTNCIQHKGSATLIAEAIRREIWQELNLTASAGIAPVKFLAKVASDMNKPNGQYVIPPENVQQEIDQLPLEKIPGVGKVSLEKLHQAGYFVCADVKNSDYRELLRQFGRLGASLWNKSHGEDNREVVVERERKSVGVERTFSQNISTYDECWQVIEEKLFPELEKRLEKSSPEKAIIKQGIKLKFADFQLTTIEHIHPQLDLDYFKQLLRNILKRQNGREIRLLGLNVMLKPEEQVKQLSFFKPDD, from the coding sequence ATGTCTAATGACAAAGTGAGAAAAATCATACATGTAGATATGGATTGCTTTTATGCCGCAGTGGAAATGCGCGACAATCCTTCGTATAGGAATCGTCCGCTCGCTGTCGGTGGTCACGAGAAGCAACGTGGCGTGATCAGTACCTGCAATTATGAGGCGAGAAAGTTTGGCGTGCGCAGCGCCATGGCAACATCGAGAGCGTTGCAATTATGCCCTAGGTTACTCGTCGTGCCCGGTCGTATGGATGTGTATAGGCAAGTCTCTCAGCAAATTAGAGCCATCTTCTCTCGTTACACAGATTTAATAGAACCCCTCTCTCTTGACGAGGCCTATTTAGATGTCACCAATTGTATCCAGCATAAGGGATCTGCCACTTTGATTGCTGAAGCGATTCGGCGTGAAATATGGCAAGAGCTTAATCTTACTGCGTCTGCGGGCATTGCACCGGTCAAGTTCCTTGCTAAGGTAGCTTCTGATATGAATAAGCCTAACGGGCAGTATGTCATTCCTCCTGAGAACGTTCAGCAGGAAATCGACCAATTGCCTTTAGAAAAGATACCCGGCGTCGGTAAAGTCAGTTTGGAGAAGCTCCACCAAGCTGGTTATTTCGTTTGTGCAGACGTTAAGAACAGTGATTATCGTGAATTGTTGCGCCAATTTGGGCGCTTAGGTGCTTCGTTGTGGAACAAGAGCCACGGTGAGGATAATCGTGAAGTAGTGGTTGAGCGGGAGCGTAAGTCTGTTGGGGTGGAGCGAACCTTTAGCCAAAATATCTCAACCTATGATGAATGTTGGCAGGTGATAGAAGAAAAGTTATTTCCTGAATTAGAAAAGCGCTTAGAAAAATCATCACCAGAAAAGGCCATTATCAAACAAGGCATTAAGCTGAAATTTGCCGATTTCCAACTCACGACCATTGAGCATATTCACCCTCAACTCGATCTCGATTATTTTAAGCAGTTGCTAAGAAATATCCTAAAGCGACAAAATGGACGTGAAATTCGCTTATTAGGCTTAAACGTAATGCTTAAGCCTGAAGAGCAAGTCAAGCAACTGAGTTTTTTTAAACCTGATGATTGA